GTCCTGTGATTGACAATGGTTTTTATTACGATTTTGCTTACAAACGCCCATTCACCCCTGATGATTTGGTTGCGATTGAAGCCAAAATGAGTGAGTTGGCGAAAAAAGATGAACCTGTGACACGTGAAATCTGGCGCCGCGATGATGCGGTTGAGTTTTTCAAAGCGCAAGGCGAGGATTATAAAGCAGAAATTATCAGCAGCATTCCAGCCGATCAAAACATCAGTTTGTATCGTGAAGGTGACTTTATCGATTTGTGTCGGGGGCCGCATGTGCCGTCAACAGGCAAGCTCAAAGTGTTTAAGCTCATGAAAGTGGCGGGTGCATACTGGCGCGGTGATTCAAACAACGAAATGCTTCAGCGCATTTACGGCACGGCATGGGCAAAAAAAGAAGATCAAGCGCAATATTTGCACATGCTTGAAGAGGCTGAAAAACGTGATCACCGCAAACTGGGCAAAGCATTGGACTTGTTCCACATGCAAGATGAGGCGCCTGGTTTGGTGTTTTGGCATGCCAAAGGTTGGACGATTTGGCAAGAGGTTGAGCAGTACATGCGCCGTGTGTACCGTGAAAATGGCTACCAAGAAGTCAAAGGTCCTCAAATCCTTGACCGCACGTTGTGGGAAAAAACGGGGCATTGGGACAATTACAAAGACAATATGTTCACAACGGAATCTGAAAATCGCAGCTATGCGCTCAAACCGATGAATTGTCCGGGTCATATTCAGATTTATAACACAGGTTTACACAGTTACCGCGATTTGCCTTTGCGCTACGGTGAGTTTGGTCAATGCCACCGCAACGAAAGCTCGGGCGCATTGCACGGCATCATGCGTGTGCGTGGTTTCACACAAGATGATGGTCATATTTTCTGCACGGAAGACCAAATTCAAGCCGAAGTTTCAGCATTCAATGCATTGACGCGTAAAGTCTATGATGACTTTGGTTTCCATAATGTGGCAGTCAAATTGGCTTTGCGTCCCGACAACCGCATTGGCTCGGACGAGGCTTGGGATAAAACCGAAAATGCCATGCGCGAAGCCATTCGTGCTTCAGGTGTAGAATGGGAAGAGTTGCCGGGTGAAGGGGCCTTTTATGGTCCTAAAATCGAATACCATTTAAAAGATTCGATTGGTCGCTCATGGCAGTGTGGCACCATGCAGGTTGATGCGTTTATGCCTGAGCGCCTTGGTGCAACTTACATCGATGAACATGATCAGCGCAAAACCCCCATCATGTTGCACCGTGCCATTGTTGGTTCATTGGAACGTTTTATCGGTATTTTGATTGAGAATCATGCGGGCGCATTACCGACTTGGTTGGCACCTGTTCAGGTCGTTATTGCCAATATTTCGCAATTTCAAGCCGAATATGTCGCACAAGTGGCACAAGAGTTGGAAAAACAAGGGCTTAGGGTGCAATTAGATTTGCGTAATGAGAAGATAACGTATAAAATTCGCGAGCACAGTTTACAGAAGGTGCCTTATATCTTGGTCGTCGGTGACAAAGAGCGTGATCAACACGCGGTTGCCGTCCGAGCCCGTGGCAACCAAGACTTGGGCGTGATGGACGTGGATGCGTTTATCGCTCACATCACCGCTGAGGTTGCTGCAAGAAAATAACGAATTTCGCTAAAAAGCCACAATGGTGCTTCATTGTTGTGGTTTAAGCCCGATTTTCCCTAAGTTTTTCGAGGAATTCTCGCGAAAAACTTCAAACTGAATGGTTGAAAACCAAAAAAAGTAGGTTTTCACTTTTTTTGATAAATTATTGGAGATTTACTATCGCTACGCAAGCAAATAAAATGCAACATCGCATCAACGGTGAAATCACTGCACGCGAAATTCGCCTGATTGGCGTGGACGGTGAACCCATCGGCATCACCCCAACTCGTGAAGCAATGCGCATGGCAGAGGAAATTGACACCGATTTGGTTGAAATTTCCCCCAATGCTGAGCCGCCCGTATGCCGTTTGATGGATTACGGCAAATTCAAGTTTCAAGAGCAAAAGAAAGCCGCTGAGGCTCGCGCCAAACAAAAAGTCATCCAAATCAAGGAAATTAAGTTCCGTCCGGGTACAGATGAAAATGATTACAACGTCAAGTTGCGTAACATCAAACGTTTCCTTGAAGATGGCGATAAAGTAAAAATTACTTTGCGCTTCCGTGGTCGTGAAATGGCTCACCAAGAGATTGGTATGCAACAATTGATTCGTGTGCGTGATGAGTTGGCTGAGATTTCTCAAGTGGAATCAATGCCTAAGCTTGAAGGTCGCCAGATGATCATGTTATTGGCGCCACCACGAAAAAAATAAAATTCATTCGTGCAAAGTGAAATCGCTTTTGTGCTTGAATTGACTTTTAGATGGGCTGGATTGATCTAAAATGGCTGTGAAATATAGCCTTATCCCTTAGGATGGGGCTCAAAAATTATTCAAACGCGATGTTGTGGGTTTGAATAAGGCTGAATGAAGCGCGTCAGGCCACGCCATGCGCTGACATTCAAACAAGGTGAACCAGTGGCTCAGGCTTGAGTTTCATTTGGTTTTTCCTTGATGTTGTGTGGGGTTCCCGCACAGCATCTCAAAGTGCATATCAAAAAATAAGTGTCTTTGTTTCTTGATTGCAAATAATAAGTGAATAGGGTTCCCAAGTGTCTCGTCGTAGAGTCCACCTGTATTCATGTTAAAACGGAGTTGTTATGCCTAAAATGAAGACCAAAAAAAGCGCGTCAAAACGCTTTGTGGTGCGTCCAGGCGGGACTGTTAAACGCGGTCACGCTTTCAAACGTCATATTTTGACTAAGAAGACCACCAAAACCAAACGCCAATTGCGTGGTGCGACGAGTGTCTCTGCTGCTGATTTACCAGCAGTGAAGTCTTTGTTACCTTACGCGTAACCCCAAACTAATCCAAGGAGTATTACATGCCTAGAGTAAAACGTGGGGTCACCGCAAGAGCCCGTCATAAGAAAGTCATCGCCCTCGCAAAAGGTTATCGTGGTCGTCGTAAGAACGTCTATCGTGTCGCTAAACAAGCGGTCATGAAAGCCGGTCAGTACGCTTACCGTGATCGTCGCAACAAAAAGCGCGTATTCCGTGCTTTGTGGATTGCGCGTATCAATGCAGCCGCTCGTCAAAACGAAATGACTTACAGCAAATTCATGAATGGCTTGAAAAAAGCATCGATTGAAATTGACCGTAAAGTCCTCGCTGACTTGGCCGTGTTTGATAAACCAGCCTTTGCAGCGATTGTTGCAAAAGCGAAAGAAGCGTTGGCATAAGTCGTTTTAAAAGCCAAAAAGATCGAGGCAAACCGTCTGGTTTTGCCTCGTTTTTTCTTCAGTCGAGTCTGCGCACCACTGAAATCTCATCAGTCAAACTAAAAATTAAAACGGTGGAGTCACCACAAGGTTTATTTTTTTAAACCGCTTTTGGCGTTTTAAAAAAGCAAATCCAACCAAACGAGAATATTCATGAGTGATTTAAACCACATCGTTGACGACGCGCGTGTCGCTTTCGCCAGCGCCACCCGTCCAGCCGATTTAGAAAATGAAAAAGCCAAGTTTTTGGGCAAAGACGGTGCTTTGACCAAAGAACTGAAAGCATTGGGTGCTTTGCCCGTCGAAGAGAAAAAAATCCGTGGTGCGGCTGTCAATCAAGTCCGTCAGCAGGTTGAAGCATTGCTGAATGAAGCACGCAATGCCTTGGCTGAAGCCGCCTTGAATCAAAAACTCGCCACAGAGCAATTGGACGTGACTTTGCCGGGTCGCGGTTTGGCTGCGGGTGGCATTCACCCCGTCACGCGCGTGACACGCCGCGTCGCTGCAATTTTTCGTTCAATGGGATTTGAAGTGGCCGATGGCCCAGAAATTGAAAATGACTGGTATAACTTCACTTCATTGAACAGCCCTGAGAATCATCCCGCGCGTTCAATGCAAGATACTTTTTATGTTGAAGACAAAGATGAGCACGGTCGCCCACTGGTTCTGCGCACGCACACCAGCCCGATGCAGGTACGCTACGCACGTCAACACACGCCACCGATTAAAGTCATCGCCCCTGGTCGTACCTACCGCGTCGATTCAGATGCCACCCATTCGCCGATGTTTCATCAGGTTGAAGGCTTGTGGATTGACAAAGCCATTAGTTTTGCTGACCTGAAAGGCGTGTACACCACATTCCTGATGCGTTTTTTTGAAGACGACAACATCCAGCTGCGCTTCCGCCCCTCGTATTTCCCGTTCACCGAACCGTCGGTTGAAATTGACATGGCGTTTGGTAGCGGGCCGAATGCAGGTAAATGGCTTGAGATTTCAGGCGCAGGGCAAGTGCACCCGACGGTGATTCGTAATTTTGGCCTCGACCCCGAAGAATACATGGGCTTTGCCTTTGGTTCGGGCTTGGAACGATTGGCGATGTTGCGCTATGGCGTGAACGATTTGCGTCTGTTCTTTGAAAATGATTTGCGGTTTTTGGGGCAGTTTAAGTAAAAAATTATTTTGGTTTTAGATGCGTCTGTTTAGGCCAGCGGGTGACACTGGTGGTTCAACTCCACTGAAAATTCTATGCTTGACCCTTTTTGTTATTGTATTCGGTTGTTTTAAAAGCTATTTGCAATCAAACATAACTGAGTGCGACTGTCACTCAAGAAAGAAAAAAGGTATCAACATGAACAATATTAATCGTCGTGGTTTTAAATTTAAGTTGTTGTTAACAGCAATTTTTGATTCTTTACATGGGGTAAGTATTGGAATTTGGCTCGGTGCAGTGCTGCCCTAAGCAGATGCTAGATATAACCAATTCGTATGCGATTAGTAGGTCGCTGAGATTCGGCACGTCTAAGATTTTCAAGACGTTTTATAACGTCCATTTTATAAATTTGAGAGAAACATGCAATTTTCAGAACAATGGTTACGCACTTGGGTGAACCCAAGCATCACGACAGAGCAACTCGCCGACACGCTGACGATGGGTGGTTTGGAGGTGGAAGAATGCCATCCTGCCGCGCCTGCTTTTAGTGGCGTGGTGGTGGGGCAGATTGTGTCGATGGAGAAGCATCCCGATGCAGATAAGCTCAATGTATGTCAGGTGGATGCTGGCACGGGCGAGTTATTGCAAATCGTGTGTGGTGCGCCGAATGCTGCGGTGGGGATTAAGATTCCTGCGGCTCTGATTGGCGCTGAGTTGCCGAATGATTTTAAGATTAAAGCGGCGAAGTTGCGCGGTATGGCGTCGAGCGGTATGTTGTGTTCGGCACGTGAGTTGGGCATCAATGATGAAGCCTCGGGTTTGATGGAGTTGCCTGCGGACGCGCCTGTCGGTGCGAGCATTCGTGACTATTTGAATTTGGACGATCACGTGTTCACCATTAAACTCACGCCCAACCGTGCGGATTGTTTGAGTATTCGCGGTGTGGCGCGTGATGTGGCGGCGATGACGGGTGCGTCTTTGCAGCCGTTTACAGCATCTGCGGTGGCGGCAACGATTGCGGATGAATTGCCGATTCGCATTGATGCGCCTGCTGTGTGTGGTCGTTTTACGGGGCGCGTGATGACTCATGTCAATGCGGCTGCGCCGACACCGTTGTGGATGGTGCAGCGTTTGGCGCGCGCGGGCGTGCGACCGATTTCGGCTTTGGTCGACATCACCAATTATGTGATGCTGCATTTGGGACAACCGATGCATGTGTATGATTTGGATGCAATTCAAGGCACACTGCATGTGCGTATGGCGCAGGCGGGTGAAAAAATTGAGTTGCTCAATGATCAAACATACGAGATGCAAGACGACGTGCTGGTGATTGCCGATGATTCAGGTGCAATTGGTATGGCGGGTGTCATGGGGGGAAATTCAACCAAGGCGGAGTTGCATACGCAAAACATTTTCTTGGAAGCCGCATTTTTTGCGCCTGAGGTGATTCAAGGTAAATCACGCCGCTTCCGTTTCAGTTCTGATGCGTCACACCGTTTTGAACGCGGGGTTGATTTCATGGGACAAGTGGAGGCCTTGGAGTTTGCCACTCGCTTAGTGCTTGATGTTTGTGGCGGTCAAATCGGGGCTGTGTCTGAAGTGGTGGGTCAATTGCCGCAGCGCGAACAGTTGAACATGCGCGTGGCGCGTGCGCAAAAAGTCATTGGTGTGGCGATTCCAGCGGATGACATGGCGCAGTATTTAGGCCGTTTGCAGCTGGATGTGAGCCGTCGCATGGATGATCAACAAGGTGAAATCCTCAGCGTGACGGCACCCAGTTATCGTTTTGACATGGCGATTGAAGAGGATTTGATCGAGGAAGTGGTGCGTTTGTTTGGTTACAGTAACATCCCACTCAAACCGCCTGTGGCGACCCAAACCATGTTGCATGTTCCAGAGTCTGAGCGTCAAGCCGATGCGATTCGTGATGCTTTGGTTGCTTTGGATTACCAAGAAGTGATTAACTTTAGTTTCGTTGATGAGGCGGTGGAGCGTGATTTTGCGGGTGCAAATGTGCGACCGATTAAATTATTGAACCCAATCGCTTCATCGCTTGCCGTGATGCGCACGCAGCTGGTTGGTTCTTTGGTTGGGAATTTAAAAACCAATCTTGCACGCAGTGCCAATCGGGTGCGCGTCTTTGAGTTTGCCAAAGTGTTTCATCGCGATGCGACCGTTCCGGCCTCAGAAAATACAGTACCCAACATTGCCCAACCTTTGATGCTGGCCGGTTTGGCCTATGGTTCTGCCGTACCAGAACAATGGGCGGGTGCGGATGTTGATGTTGACTTCTATGATGTCAAAGGCGACATTGAACGTCTTTTTGCACCACAAACAGTGCGTTTCGAAGCTTTTGCACATGTGGCCGCACACCCAGGGCGTTGCGCGCAGTTACTGGTGGACGGGCGACCTGTGGGCTGGTTGGGACAAATGCACCCCCGTTTACAACAAGCATATGATCTGCCCAAGGCGCCGATGTTATTTGAAATGGAGGCCGAAGCGGTGTTTGCCCGTCGTGTGCCTGTGGCCACAGATGTCTCAAAACTGCCCATGGTGACCCGTGATTTGGCTTTAATTGTGGCACGTGAGGTCAGTGCACAGCACATTTTTGATGCTTTTGTAAAATTTATTGCCTTAGAACCAACGGCTTACATTATTCGTGATGTACAATTGTTTGACGTTTATCAGGGTGAGCATGTGGCTGCCACCGAAAAGAGCATGGCCTATCGTATCAATTTGCAAGACATGAGCGCCACTTTGCAGGATGCACAGATTGATGCTTTGATGCAAGCGGCGCTTGCGCATTTGCATTCTGAAGTGGGCGCACGATTGAGATAATTGAATCCATGTTGTCATGGAAAAGTGAAATTTGCTTTCCAATGGTTGATATGGTGTTTTTTGTCTGAGAACCCAGACAAAACACAGAGTAAGATCAAATGTGTGGCACAGCATGTAAATAACACACGGTGCCACACGAAAAAATATCTGGATGACTCGAACTGATTCGATGTGTCCTGGTGTTTTTTATTTTGACTGCATTGAATAATAATACCCGCACATCGGCGAGGAAAAAAATATGGATATGAACATTGAAGAGGACGTGATTAAAGCGACCCTAAATGACTTGATGATTGACAATGGTGGCTCATTCACCTTAACCAAAGCAGAACTGGCTGAATTGTTATTTGCCCAAGTCGGACTGAATAAACGCGAAGCCAAAGAAATGGTAGAGGCATTTTTTGAAGAAATCCGCAATTCATTGGAAGAAGGTGAATTGGTTAAATTATCAGGTTTTGGCAATTTTTCGGTGCGTGATAAAGCATCGCGTCCAGGACGAAACCCAAAAACAGGTGAAATGGTACCGATTGCGGCTCGCCGTGTCGTGACCTTTCATGCCAGTCAGAAATTTAAAAATGCTGTCGAAGGCATTGTTGACGCCCAACCTTCGGTCAGCTTGACCGCGTGAGCAAGAGGTAGCATATGACGCAACCGCAAGGCTATGTCTTGACCCAAGACTTGCCCGCCATTCCAGCAAAGCGCTATTTTACAATTGGTGAAGTCAGCCAGTTGTGTGGTGTGCGCTCGTATGTGTTGCGCTATTGGGAGCAAGAGTTTGACCAGCTGCGCCCAATGAAACGACGTGGCAACCGCCGTTATTACCAGCACCATGAGGTTGTTTT
The window above is part of the Ephemeroptericola cinctiostellae genome. Proteins encoded here:
- the thrS gene encoding threonine--tRNA ligase: MINITLPDGSVRSFDAPVTVHGVAASIGAGLAKAALAGWVNGELVDTSFLIEHDSSLAIVTDKDADGVDVIRHSTAHLLAYAVKTLFPDAQVTIGPVIDNGFYYDFAYKRPFTPDDLVAIEAKMSELAKKDEPVTREIWRRDDAVEFFKAQGEDYKAEIISSIPADQNISLYREGDFIDLCRGPHVPSTGKLKVFKLMKVAGAYWRGDSNNEMLQRIYGTAWAKKEDQAQYLHMLEEAEKRDHRKLGKALDLFHMQDEAPGLVFWHAKGWTIWQEVEQYMRRVYRENGYQEVKGPQILDRTLWEKTGHWDNYKDNMFTTESENRSYALKPMNCPGHIQIYNTGLHSYRDLPLRYGEFGQCHRNESSGALHGIMRVRGFTQDDGHIFCTEDQIQAEVSAFNALTRKVYDDFGFHNVAVKLALRPDNRIGSDEAWDKTENAMREAIRASGVEWEELPGEGAFYGPKIEYHLKDSIGRSWQCGTMQVDAFMPERLGATYIDEHDQRKTPIMLHRAIVGSLERFIGILIENHAGALPTWLAPVQVVIANISQFQAEYVAQVAQELEKQGLRVQLDLRNEKITYKIREHSLQKVPYILVVGDKERDQHAVAVRARGNQDLGVMDVDAFIAHITAEVAARK
- the infC gene encoding translation initiation factor IF-3, whose protein sequence is MQHRINGEITAREIRLIGVDGEPIGITPTREAMRMAEEIDTDLVEISPNAEPPVCRLMDYGKFKFQEQKKAAEARAKQKVIQIKEIKFRPGTDENDYNVKLRNIKRFLEDGDKVKITLRFRGREMAHQEIGMQQLIRVRDELAEISQVESMPKLEGRQMIMLLAPPRKK
- the rpmI gene encoding 50S ribosomal protein L35 — encoded protein: MPKMKTKKSASKRFVVRPGGTVKRGHAFKRHILTKKTTKTKRQLRGATSVSAADLPAVKSLLPYA
- the rplT gene encoding 50S ribosomal protein L20, coding for MPRVKRGVTARARHKKVIALAKGYRGRRKNVYRVAKQAVMKAGQYAYRDRRNKKRVFRALWIARINAAARQNEMTYSKFMNGLKKASIEIDRKVLADLAVFDKPAFAAIVAKAKEALA
- the pheS gene encoding phenylalanine--tRNA ligase subunit alpha, which produces MSDLNHIVDDARVAFASATRPADLENEKAKFLGKDGALTKELKALGALPVEEKKIRGAAVNQVRQQVEALLNEARNALAEAALNQKLATEQLDVTLPGRGLAAGGIHPVTRVTRRVAAIFRSMGFEVADGPEIENDWYNFTSLNSPENHPARSMQDTFYVEDKDEHGRPLVLRTHTSPMQVRYARQHTPPIKVIAPGRTYRVDSDATHSPMFHQVEGLWIDKAISFADLKGVYTTFLMRFFEDDNIQLRFRPSYFPFTEPSVEIDMAFGSGPNAGKWLEISGAGQVHPTVIRNFGLDPEEYMGFAFGSGLERLAMLRYGVNDLRLFFENDLRFLGQFK
- the pheT gene encoding phenylalanine--tRNA ligase subunit beta — its product is MQFSEQWLRTWVNPSITTEQLADTLTMGGLEVEECHPAAPAFSGVVVGQIVSMEKHPDADKLNVCQVDAGTGELLQIVCGAPNAAVGIKIPAALIGAELPNDFKIKAAKLRGMASSGMLCSARELGINDEASGLMELPADAPVGASIRDYLNLDDHVFTIKLTPNRADCLSIRGVARDVAAMTGASLQPFTASAVAATIADELPIRIDAPAVCGRFTGRVMTHVNAAAPTPLWMVQRLARAGVRPISALVDITNYVMLHLGQPMHVYDLDAIQGTLHVRMAQAGEKIELLNDQTYEMQDDVLVIADDSGAIGMAGVMGGNSTKAELHTQNIFLEAAFFAPEVIQGKSRRFRFSSDASHRFERGVDFMGQVEALEFATRLVLDVCGGQIGAVSEVVGQLPQREQLNMRVARAQKVIGVAIPADDMAQYLGRLQLDVSRRMDDQQGEILSVTAPSYRFDMAIEEDLIEEVVRLFGYSNIPLKPPVATQTMLHVPESERQADAIRDALVALDYQEVINFSFVDEAVERDFAGANVRPIKLLNPIASSLAVMRTQLVGSLVGNLKTNLARSANRVRVFEFAKVFHRDATVPASENTVPNIAQPLMLAGLAYGSAVPEQWAGADVDVDFYDVKGDIERLFAPQTVRFEAFAHVAAHPGRCAQLLVDGRPVGWLGQMHPRLQQAYDLPKAPMLFEMEAEAVFARRVPVATDVSKLPMVTRDLALIVAREVSAQHIFDAFVKFIALEPTAYIIRDVQLFDVYQGEHVAATEKSMAYRINLQDMSATLQDAQIDALMQAALAHLHSEVGARLR
- a CDS encoding integration host factor subunit alpha, which gives rise to MIDNGGSFTLTKAELAELLFAQVGLNKREAKEMVEAFFEEIRNSLEEGELVKLSGFGNFSVRDKASRPGRNPKTGEMVPIAARRVVTFHASQKFKNAVEGIVDAQPSVSLTA